A genomic region of Arachis stenosperma cultivar V10309 chromosome 9, arast.V10309.gnm1.PFL2, whole genome shotgun sequence contains the following coding sequences:
- the LOC130949644 gene encoding pollen-specific leucine-rich repeat extensin-like protein 3: MFKIIGATNDAMKDLASRYRHRRDDTDILGTSSSVSTQHGTALPGYYQTPLPPPHQSGSAPLPYYQTPSLPPLPPLSGSIWPPPLTPPPMIVAAPSPPPHQRPPPTFSQPVVRPRPYHSLKVSCPRGCGTGHHLKPATGRR, encoded by the coding sequence ATGTTCAAGATCATCGGGGCGACCAATGATGCGATGAAGGACTTGGCTAGTCGTTATCGCCACCGGAGAGACGATACCGACATACTTGGGACATCGAGCAGTGTATCCACCCAACATGGGACAGCTCTTCCAGGGTACTATCAGACTCCTCTTCCACCACCGCACCAGTCTGGTTCTGCTCCATTACCCTACTATCAGACTCCATCCCTACCACCACTGCCGCCACTGTCCGGTTCTATCTGGCCACCACCTCTTACGCCTCCTCCCATGATTGTAGCAGCTCCTTCTCCGCCACCACACCAGCGTCCACCACCCACTTTCAGCCAGCCAGTTGTTCGTCCTCGTCCATACCATTCTCTCAAAGTGTCTTGTCCTCGTGGATGTGGGACTGGACACCACTTGAAACCTGCCACTGGACGGCGTTAG